A single region of the Lotus japonicus ecotype B-129 chromosome 4, LjGifu_v1.2 genome encodes:
- the LOC130710792 gene encoding uncharacterized protein LOC130710792 has protein sequence MSLICIILIRYSLHKFLHALFALFMPCFMPYALFILKQRFPLKDDLMKWVRDISMANNFVLVTTKSDSGAKGRKEYVILGCEKHGAYIPYREPDLVEGTSTQKTGCPFRLKGRRTKDDKGWWLKVMDGRHIHLAAESLVGHNYAGRLNSEAKEDVINQAKTWVPPRKMLASLKEKDPSNLTTIQQIYGVCKRFRQSVRGSLTEIQYLLKKLDGEKYVHFERNEPGSEVIRDIFWAHPNAVKLFNTFPYVVIMDCTYKTSKYKLPLLEIVGLTSTDKTYSIAFCYIGSETTEDYIWALECMKSLISDQSRLPRVIVTDRDLALLSAASQSLPTTTHLLCLWHINKCVLAKCKEYVGTDDFAQEVMDKWAELVDAPTVPEFEAHWIELFNMCKHKHKLKFATYCSTTWLVHKQKFAKAWTNHVMHFGTTTSNRAEGAHASLKLMLRNSKGDLATSWDASHSLTTNRHTEIVASFERSMNKIDHLFKTPFYTNIRGFVSIKCLKLIDAELTRMRASGGRCDCLLRETHGLPCGCQLADYERIPYEAIHPFWKSLSWEHVPVVDTGSSDICGLNHGEMHPEVEALTRYFHSLDTGGQSMVRRKLQAIYCPERSTLCTPELRIKSNRTPKLKESKQPKGRAIGSLTRDPSAFELTDKKIKEEKKSSQPAKRKKRVKKSDTSHFMCNFPAFLHPYIGTITDVEDDGNCGYRSIAALMGHSAGQDGWPWVRATLIQELETNVLMYNRMWAQMLLMPYIIVSLFLLVTRPPLTNGFNCQRWDTLLPQSTNWFSYPYPLWVVTHTFH, from the exons atgtctctcatttgtatcatactgatcaggtactcattgcacaaatttttgcatgctttgtttgctttgtttatgccttgttttatgccttatgccttgtttatcctgaaacagcgtttccctttgaaagatgatcttatgaaatgggttcgcgacatttctatggcaaataattttgttttggtgacaacaaagtctgatagtggtgcgaagggaagaaaagaatatgtcattctggggtgtgagaagcatggtgcgtatattccctacagagaaccggatcttgttgaaggaacgtcaacacaaaagacaggttgtccttttaggctaaaaggacgacgtacgaaagatgataaaggttggtggttgaaggtgatggacggtagacacatccatctcgcagctgagtcactagttggccacaattacgctggtagactgaatagtgaggcgaaggaggacgtgataaatcaggctaagacttgggttccacctagaaagatgttggcgtccttgaaggaaaaagatccttcaaacttgactaccatccaacaaatttatggtgtttgcaagcggttcagacaatccgttcgtgggtcactgacagagatacaatacttgttgaagaagttggacggtgagaagtatgttcacttcgaacgaaatgaacccggatcggaagtgattagagatatattttgggctcatccgaatgccgtcaaacttttcaacacattcccatatgtagtgatcatggattgcacatacaagaccagcaaatacaaactacccttgctcgagattgttggcctgacctccacggataaaacatactcaatagcattctgttacattggcagtgagaccacagaggactacatttgggcattggagtgtatgaagtctctgatTTCCGACCAATCCAGGTTGCCTAGAGTGATTGTGACGGACAGAGATCTTgctttattgagtgctgcttcacaaagccttcccaccaccacccatttactatgcttgtggcacatcaacaagtgtgttttggcaaagtgcaaagagtatgttggcacggatgattttgctcaagaggttatggacaagtgggccgaattggtagatgctccaacagttccagaatttgaagctcattggattgaattgtttaacatgtgcaagcataaacacaagttgaaatttgccacttattgttctactacatggttggtccacaagcagaaatttgccaaggcatggacaaatcatgtgatgcattttggaacaacaacaagtaacag ggctgaaggtgcacatgccagcttgaagttgatgttgcggaacagtaagggtgacctggccacatcatgggatgcgtcgcatagtttgaccaccaatcgccacactgagatagtagcatcgtttgagcgcagtatgaataaaattgatcaccttttcaagacccctttctacacaaatattagGGGATTTGTGTCAATCAAATGCCTGAAACTCATTGATGCTGAACTGACAAGAATGCGAGCCTCCGGTGGCAGATGCGATTGcttattgagagagactcatggactaccttgcggttgtcaacttgcag attatgagaggattccgtacgaggccattcatccattctggaagagcctaagttgggagcatgtacctgttgtagatactggcagctcagatatttgcggactaaaccatggagagatgcacccagaagttgaggcactgacacgttatttccattctttggatactggagggcagagtatggtaaggaggaagcttcaagcgatatattgtcctgaaaggagtacactatgtactcctgagcttcggataaagtccaaccgcactcctaagttgaaggagagcaaacaacccaagggtcgagcaataggatccttgactcgtgatccttcagcgtttgaacttactgacaagaagattaaagaggaaaagaagtcttcacaaccagcaaagaggaagaagcgtgtgaagaagtctgatacaagccatttcatgtgtaactttccagcctttctccatccatatattggcacaattacagatgttgaggatgatggtaactgtggctatagatccATTGCTGCATTAATGGGGCATTCCGCCGGTCAGGACGGTTGGCCTTGGGTTAGGGCTACATTGATACAAGAACTTGAGACCAATGTGTTAATGTATAATAGGATGTGGGCACAGATGTTGTTAATGCCTTACATAATCGTCTCACTCTTCCTATTGGTGACCCGGCCACCCCTGACAAATGGTttcaactgccagagatgggataccttgttgcCACAAAGTACCAATTGGTTCTCGTATCCTTATCCTCTATGGGTTGTAACACATACTTTCCACTGA
- the LOC130711799 gene encoding uncharacterized protein LOC130711799 yields the protein MEDPQFPNDHPPFEHPKHSDNTTELGALDCNLASLCEHVQIEGFNSGSFSDIVVNAMGSSYHLHRLILSRSSYFRNMLHGPWKEASAPVLTLHVDDKNVNDEAIAMALAYLYGHHPKLNDNNAFRVLAAASFLDLQDLCAICTDFIISELWTSNFLAYQVFAENQDYGIHGERVRTACWGFLCQSGCMELKMVLPKLSSQTLHALLSSNDLWIPNEEKRFQLALHAFLAKSANCKVEHPAHGISGSESETGIHSDSDNSKGKSVTDTGTSKRLETDMGKMSLESDIKDPSPSNLLVEIADFNNRVSDSNQQVQQASYVSSSNLNPGYPCDIEGPTLGNSLSDTDGMRTSCYVEVPLGTEATGLGTTGVGIEGPSGEGPCCHLDNSNWSVRDQSRHCFASSSCNGVTSSDWGRYNIVGRGQLKAYPRGDYRDHGNEYNVFLSTFEGDSLLYCNMSFDALLNVRKHLEELGFPCKAVNDGLWLQMLLSQRVQEIAADTCKVCSLLNSACTCMKQFAFSHGSTTSGSYMQEHNQNNMPGNVGNIYVAEASTGERNAPSRHVRVHVRGAIDGLAGLGRGTTFVPASASAPTRFVFSRVPFGVGNRSQPQSAANDDSEIRPDLNGDLSGDGLTALVGLSQGGNTGTNVHTELTQRGYEMGLQSNMSGTTAGGVSTSGIAMQMLETPEHNIGLEWENANNSSISLDLKTPLSHFPPFRFGVCFEDVHRLGDGQVKHSPEVFYAGSLWKVSVQASNDDDRQRPRTLGLFLHRRKAEISDIHRKVHMYVDSREKVTARFQLTCPSKREIMVFGSFKQTGTLLPKAPKGWGWQSALLFDELADLLQNGVLRVIAVVQLV from the exons ATGGAGGACCCTCAGTTCCCGAACGACCATCCACCATTCGAACATCCCAAACACTCCGACAACACCACCGAGTTGGGCGCTCTCGATTGCAACCTCGCTTCCCTCTGCGAGCATGTCCAAATTGAAGGTTTCAATTCCGGTTCTTTCTCCGATATCGTCGTCAATGCAATGGGCTCCTCTTATCACCTCCATCGTCTCATCCTCTCCCGCAGTTCGTATTTCAG GAATATGCTTCATGGACCTTGGAAAGAAGCCAGTGCTCCTGTTCTGACTCTGCATGTGGATGATAAGAACGTTAATGATGAGGCAATTGCAATGGCTTTGGCATATCTATATGGGCACCACCCTAAACTTAATGATAATAATGCATTTCGTGTTCTTGCTGCTGCTTCTTTTCTTGACCTTCAG GATTTATGTGCAATATGTACAGATTTTATCATATCTGAGCTGTGGACTTCTAATTTCTTGGCTTATCAG GTGTTTGCGGAGAACCAAGATTATGGTATTCATGGGGAGCGTGTTAGAACTGCTTGTTGGGGCTTCCTTTGTCAAAGTGGTTGCATGGAATTGAAAATG GTTCTTCCTAAACTTTCATCTCAAACATTACATGCATTACTGAGCTCTAATGATCTATGGATACCCAATGAAGAGAAGCG GTTTCAATTGGCTTTGCACGCATTCCTGGCAAAAAGTGCTAACTGCAAGGTCGAACATCCTGCACATGGAATCTCTGGTTCTGAGTCTGAAACTGGTATTCATTCTGATTCTGACAACTCCAAGGGAAAAAGTGTAACTGACACCGGCACTAGTAAGAGACTGGAAACTGACATGGGGAAAATGAGTCTTGAAAGTGATATAAAGGACCCTAGCCCTTCTAATCTTCTAGTTGAGATTGCAGACTTCAACAATAGGGTTTCTGATTCCAATCAACAGGTTCAACAAGCTTCATATGTCAGTTCATCAAACCTGAATCCGGGGTATCCTTGTGACATTGAAGGGCCTACGTTGGGTAATTCTTTGTCTGATACAGATGGGATGAGAACATCATGTTATGTTGAGGTGCCTCTTGGTACTGAAGCAACTGGTTTGGGAACCACTGGAGTGGGTATTGAAGGGCCATCTGGGGAAGGACCTTGCTGCCATTTGGATAATAGTAATTGGTCAGTTAGAGATCAGTCAAGACATTGCTTTGCATCGAGTTCTTGTAATGGGGTCACATCTAGTGATTGGGGAAGATACAATATTGTTGGCAGAGGACAGCTTAAAGCTTATCCCAGAGGAGACTATAGAGATCATGGAAATGAATACAATGTATTTCTTAGTACATTCGAAGGAGATTCCCTTTTATATTGCAATATGTCTTTTGATGCACTTCTAAATGTCAGAAAGCATCTTGAAGAGTTAGGGTTCCCTTGCAAAGCTGTAAATGATGGTCTGTGGCTGCAG ATGCTTCTTAGTCAGAGGGTACAAGAAATTGCGGCTGATACATGCAAAGTTTGCTCCCTTTTGAATAGTGCTTGCACTTGCATGAAGCAGTTTGCATTTTCACATGGATCTACTACATCCGGATCTTACATGCAAGAACATAATCAGAACAATATGCCTGGGAATGTAGGAAATATATATGTCGCCGAAGCTTCTACAGGCGAAAGAAATGCCCCTTCTAGACATGTACGAGTACATGTTAGAGGCGCTATTGACGGTCTTGCAGGCCTTGGCCGTGGAACTACATTTGTTCCTGCATCTGCTTCAGCTCCTACAAGATTTGTCTTTTCTCGTGTACCGTTTGGTGTTGGCAATAGAAGCCAGCCTCAATCTGCAGCCAATGATGATTCAGAGATCCGTCCTGACCTCAATGGAGACCTGTCTGGAGATGGGTTGACAGCTTTGGTTGGGCTAAGCCAGGGAGGGAATACTGGAACAAATGTACATACAGAGCTCACACAAAGGGGTTATGAAATGGGCTTGCAAAGCAATATGTCTGGGACTACTGCTGGAGGTGTAAGCACTAGTGGCATTGCAATGCAGATGCTAGAGACACCAGAACATAACATTGGTTTAGAATGGGAGAATGCCAACAATTCTTCTATATCATTGGATTTGAAAACACCTTTAAGCCATTTTCCTCCTTTTCGCTTTGG TGTTTGTTTTGAGGATGTGCATAGGCTTGGTGATGGCCAGGTGAAGCATTCTCCAGAAGTTTTTTATGCTGGTTCTTTATGGAAG GTCAGTGTACAAGCTTCCAATGATGATGACCGCCAGAGACCGCGTACCCTTG GGTTGTTTCTTCACCGTCGAAAGGCAGAGATATCTGATATACATAGAAAG GTACATATGTATGTTGACTCACGTGAAAAGGTGACCGCACGCTTTCAG TTGACGTGCCCATCCAAGAGGGAAATAATGGTTTTTGGAAGTTTCAAACAAACGGGTACTCTTCTGCCTAAAGCTCCTAAAGGATGGGGTTGGCAAAGTGCTCTGCTATTTGATGAGCTTGCTGATCTTCTCCAAAATGGGGTCCTGAGGGTCATTGCTGTAGTACAGCTTGTTTGA
- the LOC130710051 gene encoding translationally-controlled tumor protein homolog — protein MLVYQDLLSGDELLSDSFPYREIENGCLWEVDGKWVVQGAVDVDIGANPSAEGGGEDEGVDDQAVKVVDIVDTFRLQEQPPFDKKMFVTFIKRYIKNLTPKLDEENQVLFKKHIEGATKYLLSKLSDLQFFVGESMHDDGSLVFAYYKDGAADPTFLYFAQGLKEVKC, from the exons ATGTTGGTTTACCAGGACCTCCTCTCCG GTGATGAGCTTCTCTCGGACTCCTTCCCATACAGGGAAATTGAGAATGGATGTTTGTGGGAAGTTGATGGAAAG TGGGTTGTTCAAGGAGCAGTTGATGTAGACATTGGTGCAAACCCTTCTGCTGAAGGTGGAGGAGAAGATGAGGGAGTTGATGACCAAGCTGTGAAGGTTGTTGACATTGTCGACACCTTTAGACTCCAG GAGCAACCTCCTTTTGACAAGAAGATGTTTGTTACCTTCATTAAGAGGTATATCAAGAATTTGACACCTAAACTTGATGAAGAGAACCAAGTGCTATTTAAAAAGCACATTGAGGGAGCAACTAAGTACCTTCTCTCCAAGCTCAGTGATCTTCAGTT TTTCGTTGGGGAGAGCATGCATGATGATGGCAGCTTGGTCTTTGCCTACTACAAGGATGGTGCTGCCGATCCTACATTTCTGTACTTTGCACAAGGTTTGAAGGAGGTGAAGTGCTGA
- the LOC130710793 gene encoding ubiquitin-like-specific protease ESD4 has product MGNLLVKNSASGSLRFWRKRKDNNKHVVSEDSSLEEEVPWEPFVPLTDEERAEILLAFSADREKVLVTHDKTSIEIPAGKFQCLIEGAWLNDEVINLYLELLKERERREPWKFLNCHFFSTFFYKKLTIGENGYDFKSVKRWTSRKKLGYGLHECDKIFVPIHKGAHWRLAVINNKDKKFQYLDSMKVNDTHVLEVLARYYADEVKDKTGEDMDVSSWEKEFVEDLPEQKNMSDCGVFMIKYADFYGRNLGLCFKQEHMPYFRLRTAKEILRLKAD; this is encoded by the exons ATGGGCAACCTGCTGGTGAAAAATTCTGCATCGGGTAGCCTTAGATTCTGGAGAAAGCGCAAGGATAACAACAAGCATGTAGTTTCAGAAGATTCAAGTTTAGAAGAG GAAGTTCCATGGGAACCTTTTGTTCCTCTTACAGACGAGGAAAGAGCTGAGATTTTACTTGCCTTTTCTGCTGACAG GGAAAAGGTATTGGTTACTCATGATAAAACTAGCATTGAGATCCCGGCCGGAAAGTTTCAGTGCCTAATAGAAGGGGCATGGTTAAATGATGAG GTGATAAATTTGTACCTTGAGTTGctgaaagagagggagagaagagAGCCATGGAAGTTTCTGAACTGTCATTTTTTCAGTACCTTTTTCTACAAGAAG TTAACAATTGGCGAGAATGGTTATGATTTCAAATCTGTGAAGAGATGGACCAGCCGAAAGAAGTTGGGATATGGCTTACATGAATGTGATAAA ATATTTGTACCTATTCATAAAGGTGCCCATTGGCGTCTTGCTGTCATCAATAATAAAGATAAGAAATTTCAGTATCTTGACTCAATGAAAGTAAATGATACCCATGTTCTGGAGGTTCTG GCTAGATATTATGCAGATGAAGTAAAGGACAAGACTGGAGAAGATATGGACGTAAGCTCTTGGGAAAAAGAATTTGTTGAAGACCTTCCTGAACAGAAGAATAT GTCTGATTGTGGGGTGTTTATGATCAAATATGCTGACTTTTATGGCAGAAACCTGGGACTGTGTTTCAAGCAG GAGCATATGCCTTACTTCCGGCTTCGAACAGCTAAGGAAATCTTGAGATTGAAAGCTGACTAA
- the LOC130710052 gene encoding uncharacterized protein LOC130710052, which yields MMQQAQGGGAPPHAILLAVVVAIVVIVPFLLGDQGEAITEGIAELLSPLGLLLLPIILLLTIQFLSSDRGSFVSSLFSTGEPDSIHRVSGSPVGVALVLILILFLLYNRFSIFGGDDSDE from the coding sequence ATGATGCAACAGGCTCAGGGTGGTGGTGCTCCACCGCATGCTATCCTTCTGGCAGTGGTGGTAGCGATCGTGGTCATCGTGCCTTTCCTTCTCGGAGATCAGGGAGAAGCCATCACCGAAGGGATAGCGGAGCTGCTAAGTCCACTAGGTCTTCTTCTGCTCCCCATCATTCTCCTCCTCACCATCCAGTTCCTCTCTTCCGATCGCGGCTCCTTCGTCTCTTCACTTTTCTCCACCGGCGAACCAGACTCCATCCACCGAGTCAGCGGCTCCCCCGTCGGCGTGGCACTCGTCCTCATCCTCATTCTGTTCCTCCTCTACAACCGCTTCTCCATCTTCGGCGGTGATGATTCCGATGAATGA
- the LOC130710050 gene encoding protein FAR-RED IMPAIRED RESPONSE 1-like, whose protein sequence is MTESFLFHESQLIEVGLNNAQPEEVPPPAFVPPCISIDVSHLFTTDQIFPTRDDLINWVHGIAIENGYVVLITKSDSGGNGSRKAYVMLGCEKHGKYVPYRDPDLVEGTRTQKTECPFRLKGRPMKNGIDRDWRLKVMEGTHNHEPARSLLGHNFVGRLNSEEKEQVEKMSKSWVPPRKMLLTLKENNPLNLTTISQIYGACKRLRKSLRGSLTEMQHLLKKLDGDKYVHFERHEPGSEVIRDVFWAHPNAIKLFNTFPYVVIMDCTYKTNKYKIPLLEIVGLTSTDKTYSIAFCYIVNEGTDDYVWALECMKALLADQAMLPKVIVTDRDLALLSAAKQSLPNTSHLLCLWHINKCVLAKCKLYVGTDDFAELVMGKWGEVVDAATVEEFEVQWMQLFNMCKDKYSNFTSYCSTTWLVHKEKFAKAWTNHVMHFGTTTSNRAEGAHASLKKMLRDCKGDLATSWDASHSLTCNRHTEILASFERSIHRIDHIFMFPFYTNIRGFVSNKCLQLIDDEHIRMKSYGGCDCLLRETHGLPCGCELAGHRSTTLLSINSICY, encoded by the exons atgacagaatcatttttatttcatgaatcccaattgattgaagttggattgaacaatgctcaacctgaagaggtgccaccaccagcatttgtacccccgtgtataagtatagatgtctcgcatttatttacaactgatcag attttccctacccgtgatgatcttataaattgggttcatggaattgcgattgaaaatggatatgttgtgttgatcacaaagtcagatagcggtgggaatggaagcagaaaagcttatgtcatgttggggtgcgagaagcatggtaagtatgttccctacagagaccctgaccttgttgaaggaacgagaacacaaaagacagaatgtccttttagactaaaaggacgacctatgaaaaatggcatagatagagattggcggctaaaggtgatggaaggtacacacaaccatgaaccagctaggtcactacttggccacaattttgttggtcgtctaaattccgaagagaaggagcaagtggaaaaaatgtcaaagagttgggttccaccgagaaagatgctgttgactttgaaggaaaacaatcctttaaacttgactaccatatctcagatttatggtgcttgcaagaggttaagaaaatccctccgcgggtcattgacagaaatgcaacacttgttgaagaagttggacggtgacaagtacgtccactttgaaagacatgagcctggatcggaagtcattagggatgtattttgggctcatccaaatgctatcaaactgttcaacacatttccatatgtagtgattatggattgcacatacaagacaaacaaatataaaattccattgcttgagattgttggactgacttccacagataagacatactccatagccttttgctacattgttaatgagggcacagatgactacgtttgggcactggagtgtatgaaggctctattagctgatcaagccatgttgcctaaggtgattgttactgacagggatcttgccttattgagtgctgctaagcaaagccttcccaacaccagccatttattatgcttgtggcacatcaacaagtgtgttttggcaaagtgcaaactctatgttggtacagatgattttgctgaattggttatggggaagtggggagaggtggtggatgctgcaacagttgaagaatttgaagttcaatggatgcaattgtttaatatgtgcaaggacaaatacagcaactttacctcctattgttctactacatggttggtccacaaggaaaaatttgccaaggcatggacaaatcatgtgatgcactttggaacaacaacaagtaacag ggctgagggtgcacatgccagtttgaagaagatgttgcgggattgcaagggtgacctagccacttcttgggatgcgtcgcatagtttgacatgtaatcgacatactgaaatattagcatcgtttgagcgcagtattcacagaattgatcacattttcatgttcccattttacacaaatattagaggatttgtgtcaaacaaatgcctgcagctcatcgacgatgaacatataagaatgaagtcctacggcggatgcgattgcttgttgagagagactcatggactaccttgcggttgtgaacttgcaggtcaccggtcaaccactctcttgtcaattaattctatttgttattga
- the LOC130710053 gene encoding UDP-glucuronic acid decarboxylase 2-like produces MTSELIHRNQTREQEEQQQQQTATNPSTPRRSNSPPKSPNPISFMLRRASFLLIGIAISTLFFNLLPSRSAASTSHHDSSSTSLPTRRILLAAEQTSSHYEVLQRKARLPLSIALKSKRQNRVLVTGGAGFVGSHLVDRLIERGDNVIVVDNFFTGRKENLLHHLGNPNFELIRHDVVEPILLEVDQIYHLACPASPVHYKYNPTNVVGTLNMLGLAKRVGARFLLTSTSEVYGDPLQHPQAETYWGNVNPIGVRSCYDEGKRTAETLTMDYHRGAGIEVRIARIFNTYGPRMCLDDGRVVSNFVAQALRKEPLTVYGDGKQTRSFQFVSDLVDGLMRLMEGEHIGPFNLGNPGEFTMLELAQVVQETIDPSAKIEFRPNTEDDPHMRKPDISKAKELLGWKPSVSLREGLPKMVTDFRQRLLGDSKSTKTKGASAA; encoded by the exons atGACCTCTGAACTTATTCACAGAAACCAAACcagagaacaagaagaacaacaacaacaacaaaccgCCACCAATCCCTCCACCCCACGCCGTTCCAACTCTCCACCAAAAtccccaaacccaatctccttCATGCTCCGACGAGCCTCCTTCCTCCTCATAGGCATCGCCATCTCCACACTCTTCTTCAACCTCCTCCCTTCCCGCTCCGCCGCATCCACATCTCATCATGACTCCTCTTCTACGTCTCTCCCAACTCGCCGCATCCTCTTGGCCGCAGAACAAACCAGCAGCCACTACGAAGTGCTGCAGAGGAAAGCCAGGCTCCCGCTCAGCATCGCCTTGAAAAGCAAGAGGCAGAACAGGGTTTTGGTCACTGGCGGTGCAGGTTTCGTCGGAAGCCACCTTGTTGACCGTCTCATTGAACGCGGTGACAATGTCATCGTCGTTGATAACTTCTTCACCGGAAGGAAAGAGAACCTGCTGCACCACCTTGGTAACCCCAACTTCGAGCTCATTCGACATGATGTCGTTGAACCCATCCTTCTTGAAGTTGATCAGATCTATCACCTTGCTTGCCCTGCTTCCCCTGTTCATTACAAATACAATCCT ACAAATGTGGTGGGGACTTTGAATATGTTGGGATTGGCAAAGAGAGTAGGTGCTAGATTTTTGCTGACTAGCACCAGTGAAGTTTATGGTGATCCACTTCAACACCCTCAGGCTGAGACCTATTGGGGCAATGTTAATCCCATTG GTGTTAGAAGCTGTTATGATGAGGGAAAGCGCACTGCTGAGACATTAACCATGGATTACCACAGAGGAGCTGGCATTGAG GTGAGAATTGCTCGAATCTTTAACACTTATGGACCCAGAATGTGCCTTGATGATGGGCGTGTTGTCAGTAATTTTGTTGCTCAG GCTTTGAGGAAGGAACCATTGACTGTTTATGGCGATGGAAAACAGACAAGAAGCTTTCAATTTGTTTCAGACTTG GTAGACGGCCTAATGCGGCTGATGGAAGGTGAGCATATTGGTCCTTTCAATCTTGGCAACCCTGGTGAATTCACCATGCTTGAACTGGCTCAG GTTGTACAAGAGACTATAGACCCAAGTGCAAAGATAGAGTTCAGACCCAACACAGAGGATGACCCGCATATGAGGAAGCCGGACATCTCGAAAGCCAAAGAGCTTCTTGGCTGGAAGCCATCTGTGTCCCTCCGTGAGGGACTTCCTAAAATGGTCACTGATTTCCGGCAAAGATTATTAGGTGACTCAAAAAGCACTAAGACCAAAGGTGCATCTGCAGCATAG